The region CCGAGGACACAATATCCAGTTTTATCAGGAAGTTCTCCCGGTTAGATGGTATCGAGGACATACAGTGCGACAGGGAATGGATAAAGAAACTGGGTTCCTATCTGAATCTTATGAAGGGCGGAGGCATCCTCCTCGGAGGAATCCTCTATTTCGCGGCTGCCTTTACCATATCAAGTGTCATCAGGCTCAACGTCTATTCCCGCAGGGATGAGATAGAGATCATGCGACTGGTGGGAGCGACCAATAGCTTCATCAGGGGACCCTTCCTTGCCGAGGGAGTTCTTCAGGGATTGATTGCCGCCTTCCTATCAGTAGCTGCTCTTTATGGAACATACTGGTTCTTCATCGCTTACTCCAGAGAGAGCTACAGCATCCTCCTGGGGTTCTTTACATCCACATTCATCACCCTTCCCCAGTTTCTGCTCGTCGTTGTGTCTGGAATGGCCATCGGGCTGGCGGGAAGCTTTCTCTCCATTCGCCGCTTCCTCACCATCTGATAACATGAAAGATTCCTGAATTTTCATTCCTCAATTATTGTAGTTTTCAGGAATATTGAGCTTATGCTGCGTCAGGATGCTATGAACAAGACCACGATCAGTTAGAATTCGTATGCGATGTAGAAATCGGTGCGGAAACCCGACTCCGACGATTTGATATCCGTCCTCTTGGAGAACATCCAGTTAAACTGCAGTGGGCCCAGGAAGAAGAAATTGAACCCCAGTCCGTAGGAAGCATGACCATCTACAAGCCTCTTCTCCTCGCTATCGTAAAAATCGAACTTTCTGTACATGAACGTTTCATGATCGTAGATCCAGCCGTCCTTGAACCAGGCGGTTCCGATGTCGGCGAAGACGACGCCACGGATGGATCGGATCGCTCCAAAGGGGAATTTCAGCTCATCGATGAGGGGAAATCTAAACTCAAAATTTGTGAAAGCGATTCTTGTTCCAAAGAACTCCCTGAAATCGTAACCCCGGATCTGGTTCAACCCCCCCACTCCATAAACGTTTGCTCCATCCCCATCGCTGACTATTCCGGCAAGGCGCCAGGCAAAAAGCGAGCGTGAGGTGATGTGGGCATAGCTCCTGAAATCGATGGAATATTCTTTAAAGGAACGCGCATCTCCCATCGCAGGCGCATATGTTGCGGAGACCTCGAATCGCTTCCCGTGATAAGCGCCGAATTCCTTGAAGCGGGTCGTGTCTCCATTGAAGCTGAATCCGACTATGGGGAAAGTCTCCGAGAACTTGTTCAGATTGACTTCGTCAGTCATGGGATCCCGGGTGGGGTAGATCTGACTTCGGTAGATGACGCCGCCGAACCCTTCCACGCGGTAGTATCGGTTGAAGGGCCACTGGATGATTCCATGAGCGGCAGATACGCGGGACTCGACCCGGTACAACCCAGTGTAATCCGACAGGACAAAGAAATCATGGAAATCAAAGACACGGAAGGCATAGTCGAACCGATGCTTCAGATTAAGATAGAGAACATCAAGATTGGAGAAATCCCGGATCGAATAGAACCGTGCTCGGATCCTGTGGTCCCCGAGGAGATCAGTGAAGATGACATCGGCATTACTCAGGATGCTTCCATCGTTTGCAACGCCGACCGTTATCTCCGGAGCCTCAACATCCCACTTCAGTCGCCTGTATCGGCTCTTTTTCTCTTCATCGAGGCTGAGCGATAAAGGTGGCTTGAACATTTCTTCTTCAATGGTGGTGCTTGGCTTTTCTTCCTGCTGGATGATCTCCACGGGTTCCTTGATCTCCATCCTGTAGAGACGGAACGTCCCGCGGAAGAGAGCCGCGAACGTGAGCGCTTCCTTTCCCTCCTGGTCGGCGATCTGGACAGGCGTGAAGGCGCCGCCAAGAAGGTCGGTGTGCCTTTGCATCTCTCCCGTATCGAGGTTTAGAGAGTAAACGTTGAAGATGCCGTTCGCGGTTCGATCCGAAGAGAAAAAAACAAGTTTTCCGTTCCTGGAGAAGGATGGCTGGATGTCATTCCCCGGCCCGATTGTCAGTTGAGTCTTTCTCGTCGGGTCGTCCATGTCAAGGAGAAAGATTTTCTCGTTCTCTCCGACTCTCCGGTTGTAGAGGATCTTCCTGCCATCACTGGAGTAGGAGGGATTCGAATCATAGTACTCATCATCGGTGATATTCTTGGTCTCTTTGGTATCGAGATCGATCTGGAAGATATCCCAGACCCCATTCCTGTTCCCGCTGAACAGAATCCGGTTCCCCTCCGGAGAGAAAGAGGGGGAAGCCCCCATATCGACTTCGAGCTTCAGGTTGTGAACCTTCTCTCCAGTCAGAGCATCGTAGACGAGCAGCGGACGGTAATTCTCCTTCCTGACGAAAAAGGAAACGAGGTCTCCCTTCGGCGACCAGGAAAGGTCCTTCTTGCCCGAGAACGCCTCCGTGGTGATGTACTCATAATTGTTTGTGAATCCCCTGGTTAGATTCCTTACGA is a window of Acidobacteriota bacterium DNA encoding:
- a CDS encoding permease-like cell division protein FtsX, encoding MKYLENLKYFISESIYNLWYAKGVNSISIATIAISLYIIGIFLLLMANATLFFNALSEKAQIDIYLKDDISDSEREEIALLLEEDGIVKSFQFIPKPEALQRFKKDFPDLKDIPEELEDNPIPASFEVALSETGNSEDTISSFIRKFSRLDGIEDIQCDREWIKKLGSYLNLMKGGGILLGGILYFAAAFTISSVIRLNVYSRRDEIEIMRLVGATNSFIRGPFLAEGVLQGLIAAFLSVAALYGTYWFFIAYSRESYSILLGFFTSTFITLPQFLLVVVSGMAIGLAGSFLSIRRFLTI